A stretch of Anaerolineae bacterium DNA encodes these proteins:
- the gyrB gene encoding DNA topoisomerase (ATP-hydrolyzing) subunit B, which produces MVLLEESVTPQSQSAYDASSIQVLEGLEAVRRRPGMYVGGTDLRALHHLIYEVVDNSIDEALAGACDRIEITIHPDSSVTVEDNGRGIPVDPHPQTGKSALEVVMTTLHAGGKFGGGGYKVSGGLHGVGVSAVNALSEWCEVYVKRDGQLHFQRYERGRPVTPVQVISKVDKNDTGTKTTFKFDREIFKGDIDYKFEALVQRFREMAFVTRGVTIHFRDERTEREMTFYFEGGIEAFVRYLNRNRKVLHPVVYAEKTVENITIEVAIQYTDAFTESVYSFANTINTVDGGTHLTGLRSAITRTINDYARKAGLLKDSDPNFTGDDTREGLTAIVSVKHPDPQFESQTKVKLMNPEVQTYVQQVTSEALGTFLEENPSAAKAIIQKCLTSARARAAARQARDLVIRKSALESLTLPGKLADCSERHPNKTELYIVEGESAGGSAKQGRDRHFQAVLPLRGKILNTERARLDKVLSNNEVKALISALGTGIGENFNLDNLRYGRVIIMTDADVDGSHIRTLLLTFFFRYMLPLIEAGRLYIAQPPLYRIAYKNQVRYAYTEAEKEKILKEMNVPVEKIHLQRYKGLGEMNPQQLWETTMNPTRRTLLRVTVEDAAEADRTFSMLMGEAVPPRRRFIQTHAKEVRNLDI; this is translated from the coding sequence ATGGTTCTTCTGGAGGAAAGTGTGACCCCACAATCTCAATCGGCCTATGATGCATCCAGCATCCAAGTTTTAGAAGGTCTTGAAGCCGTTCGGCGCCGCCCAGGCATGTATGTGGGCGGCACTGATTTGCGTGCGCTGCACCACCTCATCTACGAAGTGGTGGACAACTCCATCGACGAAGCCCTGGCCGGGGCCTGCGACCGCATTGAAATCACCATCCACCCCGACAGCAGCGTTACCGTGGAGGACAACGGGCGCGGCATTCCCGTGGACCCCCATCCCCAAACGGGGAAATCCGCGCTGGAAGTGGTGATGACCACCCTGCACGCCGGTGGCAAATTCGGCGGGGGCGGGTATAAGGTCTCGGGCGGTCTGCACGGCGTGGGCGTCTCCGCCGTGAACGCCCTCTCCGAGTGGTGCGAAGTCTATGTCAAGCGCGACGGCCAACTTCACTTCCAACGCTACGAGCGCGGCCGCCCGGTGACGCCCGTCCAAGTCATCAGCAAGGTGGACAAAAACGACACGGGCACCAAAACCACCTTCAAGTTCGACCGTGAGATCTTCAAAGGGGACATCGACTACAAATTCGAGGCCCTGGTGCAGCGCTTCCGCGAGATGGCCTTCGTCACCCGCGGCGTGACCATCCATTTCCGCGACGAACGCACCGAACGCGAGATGACCTTCTACTTCGAAGGCGGCATTGAGGCCTTCGTCCGCTACCTCAACCGCAACCGCAAAGTCCTCCACCCGGTGGTCTACGCCGAAAAGACCGTCGAGAACATCACCATTGAAGTGGCCATCCAGTACACCGACGCCTTCACCGAGAGCGTGTACTCCTTCGCCAACACCATCAACACGGTGGACGGCGGCACGCACCTCACTGGCTTGCGCAGCGCCATCACCCGCACCATCAACGATTACGCCCGCAAGGCCGGTTTGCTCAAGGATTCGGACCCCAACTTCACCGGCGACGACACCCGCGAGGGCCTGACCGCCATCGTCAGCGTCAAACATCCGGACCCGCAATTCGAAAGCCAGACCAAAGTGAAGTTGATGAACCCCGAGGTGCAGACCTATGTGCAACAGGTCACCAGCGAAGCCTTGGGGACCTTCCTGGAAGAAAACCCTTCCGCGGCCAAGGCCATCATCCAGAAATGCCTGACCTCGGCGCGCGCCCGCGCCGCCGCCCGCCAGGCCCGCGACCTGGTCATCCGGAAATCGGCCCTGGAAAGCCTCACCCTGCCCGGCAAACTGGCCGACTGCTCCGAGCGTCACCCCAACAAAACCGAACTGTACATCGTGGAGGGTGAATCGGCCGGTGGCTCGGCCAAACAGGGCCGCGACCGCCACTTCCAAGCCGTGCTCCCCTTGCGCGGCAAAATCCTCAACACCGAGCGGGCCCGGCTGGACAAGGTGCTCTCCAACAACGAGGTCAAGGCCCTCATCTCGGCCCTGGGCACCGGCATTGGCGAGAACTTCAACCTGGACAACCTGCGCTATGGCCGGGTGATCATCATGACCGATGCCGATGTGGACGGCAGCCACATTCGCACGCTGCTCCTCACCTTTTTCTTCCGCTACATGCTGCCGCTCATCGAAGCCGGTCGGCTGTACATCGCCCAGCCCCCGCTCTACCGCATCGCCTACAAGAACCAGGTGCGCTACGCCTACACCGAGGCCGAAAAAGAAAAAATCCTGAAAGAGATGAACGTGCCGGTGGAAAAAATTCACCTGCAGCGGTACAAAGGGTTGGGCGAGATGAACCCCCAGCAGTTGTGGGAAACCACCATGAACCCCACCCGCCGCACACTGCTCCGGGTGACGGTTGAGGATGCGGCCGAAGCCGATCGCACCTTCAGCATGCTTATGGGCGAGGCCGTGCCCCCACGCCGACGGTTCATCCAAACCCACGCCAAAGAAGTGCGCAACCTGGACATTTAG
- a CDS encoding protein kinase: MPLEPGNLLQNRYRILEVLGHGGMGSIYHAVDEVLQVEVAIKENLFASPEYAEQFRQEARLLATLRHPNLPRVTDYFVIEGQGQYLIMDYIPGIDLKDRIDREGALPLHEVLTIAMALCEALEYLHGQQPPIIHRDVKPANVRITPEGQVYLVDFGLAKLGGADQRTLTGAQAVTPGFSSPEQYGTSGHTDARSDLYSLAATLYMALTGVTPEDAFERLMGTHSLTPIRELRPEVPPQLAAIIEQALALQREERPPSVRVFKEQLLALNLLPNQEALAQEHRWLLQPSTAQWRTSEEGNSSPEPDAFPPNGKTLAPQAQPSTQPQMPKRRGKGRLVLSGLLVLTALLILAVGALAHPVLRAQLDQAVPALGTVEALPQAQAPLATAQMWLYGLPWQPTTAPLPVVSPTASPAPPSPTLAAALRATASPTFTTTAPPTLSPTATPTALPSPTPSATAVLVTQFTLTPVAQPTPFGQSGAIAFASTRSGLAQIWLYDIANQTFRPLTNEPDGACQPAWSPDGQRLAFITPCTRNQVRYENARIMLLDLQSGTMEVLVPPSQGDYDPAWSPDGNFLAFTSLRDGHPQIYLYNLKTQSLTNLSQNAYDDFMPAWSPDGAQLAFISTRQGVYRIYLMPPSGQPQQGFSRSGNKRNLHPTWSPDGVYLLYSQTPSQGIPMLVSAPLAEQGLVEHSLNPALGIAMADPAYSPDGRWLAVEGWQGAEAHDLYLLSSNGQTLRQITADEALDFDPAWRPKPTP; this comes from the coding sequence ATGCCTTTAGAGCCAGGCAACCTGCTCCAAAATCGCTATCGCATTCTGGAGGTCCTGGGCCACGGTGGAATGGGCTCGATTTACCACGCCGTGGACGAGGTACTGCAGGTCGAAGTCGCCATCAAAGAAAACCTCTTCGCCTCACCCGAGTACGCCGAGCAGTTCCGCCAGGAAGCCCGCCTGCTGGCCACCCTCCGTCACCCGAACCTCCCCCGGGTGACGGACTACTTTGTCATCGAGGGACAAGGCCAGTACCTGATCATGGACTACATTCCGGGCATTGACCTCAAGGACCGCATCGACCGCGAAGGCGCCCTGCCATTGCACGAGGTGCTGACCATCGCTATGGCCCTTTGCGAGGCCCTGGAATACCTCCACGGCCAGCAGCCGCCCATCATCCATCGCGATGTCAAACCCGCCAATGTGCGCATTACCCCCGAAGGGCAAGTGTACCTGGTGGATTTCGGCCTGGCCAAGTTGGGTGGCGCGGATCAGCGCACTCTGACCGGAGCGCAAGCCGTCACCCCCGGCTTCTCCTCCCCCGAACAATACGGCACCAGCGGCCACACCGACGCCCGCTCAGACCTCTACAGCCTGGCGGCCACGCTTTACATGGCCCTCACTGGCGTCACCCCGGAAGACGCCTTCGAGCGCCTGATGGGGACCCATTCCCTGACCCCCATCCGGGAATTGCGTCCTGAGGTGCCGCCCCAACTGGCGGCAATCATCGAGCAAGCCCTGGCCCTCCAACGGGAAGAGCGCCCGCCTTCGGTGCGCGTCTTTAAAGAACAACTGCTAGCCCTCAATCTGCTGCCCAATCAGGAGGCCCTGGCCCAGGAGCACCGCTGGTTGCTCCAGCCTTCCACTGCCCAATGGCGCACCAGCGAGGAAGGGAACTCGTCGCCTGAACCAGACGCTTTCCCACCGAATGGGAAGACCCTGGCCCCTCAGGCCCAACCCTCCACCCAACCCCAAATGCCCAAACGGCGGGGAAAGGGGCGTCTCGTCCTCTCAGGGCTTCTCGTGCTGACCGCGCTCCTGATTCTGGCCGTGGGTGCGCTGGCCCACCCCGTGTTGCGGGCCCAACTCGACCAGGCGGTGCCTGCGTTGGGCACCGTGGAGGCTCTGCCCCAGGCGCAGGCCCCGCTGGCCACCGCCCAGATGTGGCTTTACGGACTGCCTTGGCAGCCCACCACCGCCCCACTCCCGGTGGTTTCACCCACGGCTTCGCCAGCGCCGCCTTCGCCCACCCTGGCGGCAGCGCTCCGCGCGACGGCCAGCCCGACTTTCACGACAACCGCCCCGCCCACCCTCTCCCCAACCGCAACACCCACTGCACTTCCCTCCCCCACGCCCTCGGCCACGGCGGTGCTAGTGACCCAATTCACCCTGACCCCCGTCGCCCAACCCACCCCCTTTGGGCAAAGCGGCGCGATCGCCTTCGCCTCCACCCGCAGCGGGCTGGCGCAAATCTGGCTTTACGACATCGCCAACCAGACCTTCCGCCCGCTGACCAACGAACCGGACGGGGCCTGCCAGCCGGCCTGGTCGCCCGACGGGCAACGTCTGGCCTTCATCACCCCGTGCACGCGCAACCAGGTGCGTTACGAAAACGCCCGCATCATGCTGCTCGACCTGCAAAGCGGAACGATGGAGGTGCTGGTGCCGCCCAGCCAGGGGGATTACGACCCCGCCTGGTCGCCCGACGGCAACTTCCTGGCCTTCACCTCCCTGCGCGACGGCCATCCCCAAATCTACCTCTACAACCTGAAAACGCAATCGCTCACCAACTTATCGCAAAATGCGTACGACGACTTCATGCCCGCCTGGTCGCCCGACGGCGCCCAACTGGCTTTCATTTCCACCCGCCAAGGCGTCTATCGCATCTACCTGATGCCCCCCAGCGGGCAGCCCCAACAAGGCTTCTCGCGCAGCGGCAACAAACGCAACCTGCACCCCACCTGGTCGCCGGACGGCGTTTACCTGCTCTACTCCCAGACGCCCTCTCAGGGCATCCCCATGCTGGTGAGCGCGCCCCTGGCGGAGCAGGGGCTGGTGGAGCATTCCCTGAACCCGGCCCTGGGCATTGCCATGGCCGACCCGGCCTACTCCCCCGACGGGCGCTGGCTGGCGGTGGAAGGCTGGCAGGGCGCCGAAGCGCACGACCTGTACCTGCTTTCCTCCAACGGACAAACCCTGCGCCAGATCACCGCCGACGAGGCCCTGGACTTCGATCCGGCCTGGCGGCCCAAGCCCACACCTTGA
- the prmC gene encoding peptide chain release factor N(5)-glutamine methyltransferase, producing MPQPQTLSHALNLARGVLAPHSDTAAIDAQTLLAHLTGRSRAWVLAHPEALLDESQTVRLHQALQRLARGEPLPYVLGQWEFFGRSFVVTPAVLIPRPETELLVEAALDWLRAHPGSRRVVDVGTGSGCIAVSLAAEVDEVQIVAIDQSAAALEVARRNAQRHGVTRRLRWIQADLLAPFAGPWDVVCANLPYIPSAQLARLPVARFEPRLALDGGPDGLHLVRRLLRQARVQIASPGALFLEIGAGQGPLAAQTARRLFPEAYVEVRPDLAGHPRLLCLFLT from the coding sequence ATGCCCCAACCCCAAACCCTCTCCCACGCCCTGAACCTGGCCCGTGGGGTCCTGGCACCCCACAGCGACACGGCGGCCATCGATGCCCAGACCCTGCTGGCCCACCTCACCGGCCGGAGCCGCGCCTGGGTACTGGCCCATCCCGAAGCCCTCCTGGACGAAAGCCAGACGGTTCGCCTGCACCAGGCCCTGCAACGCCTGGCGCGCGGCGAGCCGCTGCCTTATGTGCTGGGCCAGTGGGAATTCTTCGGTCGTTCCTTCGTGGTCACCCCGGCCGTGCTCATCCCGCGGCCCGAGACGGAACTGCTGGTCGAGGCGGCGCTGGACTGGCTGCGTGCTCATCCCGGCTCCCGACGCGTGGTCGATGTGGGCACCGGCTCCGGTTGCATCGCCGTCTCTCTGGCGGCCGAAGTGGACGAGGTTCAAATAGTGGCCATCGACCAGTCGGCGGCGGCGCTGGAAGTGGCCCGGCGTAACGCCCAGCGTCACGGGGTGACCCGGCGCCTGCGCTGGATACAGGCCGACCTGCTGGCCCCTTTTGCCGGGCCCTGGGATGTGGTATGCGCCAACCTGCCCTACATCCCTTCCGCACAACTGGCCCGCCTGCCCGTAGCACGCTTTGAGCCCCGGCTGGCGCTGGACGGCGGCCCCGACGGCCTGCATCTGGTGCGCCGTCTGCTCCGTCAGGCCCGCGTGCAAATAGCTTCCCCCGGAGCGTTGTTTCTGGAAATCGGCGCCGGGCAAGGCCCCCTCGCGGCCCAGACGGCCCGACGCCTCTTTCCCGAAGCCTATGTGGAGGTCCGCCCCGACCTCGCCGGGCATCCCCGCCTGCTTTGTCTCTTTTTGACCTGA
- a CDS encoding CoA-binding protein, whose amino-acid sequence MSLAAFFRPRGVVVIGASTNPVGLGYGVARNLVEGGFPGAVHLVNPKGGTLFGKPLYRSVAEVPDPVDLAVIIVPAPATPQVLEACGQRGIRAAIVAAGGFREAGESGARLEEQVVAVARRYGIRLIGPNCIGVIDTHLPLNTTFLAPPPPPQGEMAFLSHSGALAAAVIDWLQGQGMGFSRLVSLGNQADVSETEMLPLVAADPHTRVVTMYLESVADGRRFVETARQASLQKPLVALKVGRYEAG is encoded by the coding sequence ATGAGTCTGGCAGCCTTTTTCCGCCCGCGAGGCGTGGTGGTCATCGGCGCCTCGACCAATCCGGTAGGTCTGGGTTATGGTGTGGCCCGCAACCTGGTCGAGGGCGGCTTTCCCGGCGCGGTGCACCTGGTCAACCCCAAAGGCGGGACGTTGTTCGGCAAGCCGCTCTACCGCAGCGTGGCCGAGGTGCCCGACCCGGTCGATCTGGCGGTGATCATCGTGCCCGCCCCGGCCACGCCCCAGGTGCTGGAAGCCTGCGGCCAGCGCGGCATCCGGGCCGCCATCGTCGCCGCCGGGGGATTCCGCGAGGCAGGCGAATCCGGCGCCCGCCTGGAAGAGCAGGTGGTGGCGGTCGCCCGTCGTTACGGCATCCGGCTCATTGGGCCCAACTGCATCGGCGTCATTGACACCCACCTGCCCCTCAATACCACCTTCCTGGCCCCACCTCCGCCTCCCCAGGGGGAGATGGCGTTTCTCTCTCACTCGGGGGCCCTGGCCGCCGCGGTCATCGACTGGCTACAAGGCCAGGGGATGGGCTTCTCACGGCTGGTCAGTCTGGGCAACCAGGCTGATGTATCGGAGACAGAGATGTTACCTTTAGTGGCCGCCGACCCGCACACGCGCGTGGTGACCATGTACCTGGAAAGCGTGGCTGATGGGCGGCGATTCGTGGAGACCGCCCGGCAGGCGAGCCTTCAGAAGCCGCTGGTGGCCCTCAAGGTGGGGCGCTACGAGGCCGGGCA
- the prfA gene encoding peptide chain release factor 1 has protein sequence MLDKLAGIEKRFAEIEEELNQVGDDYKQAAALAKERADLEPIVQKAREYRQALQRLEEARLILDEADDAELRELAKAEIDELESQIERLEQEIKRLLLPKDPRDERNVIMEIRAGTGGEEAALFAADLFRMYTRYAERQGWKVEVLSTNETGLGGYKEIVFLIKGKGAYSRLKYESGVHRVQRIPVTESQGRIHTSTATVAVLAEVEDVEIDIPDKDVKIEVYKSGGAGGQHVQKNATAVRITHLPTGIVVQCQDERSQLQNKQRAMSILRARLYELEEQKRRAEVDAARRAQVGTGERSEKIRTYNFPQSRVTDHRINLSIYNLDAVLDGDLDPFIDELATREEAERLAALEA, from the coding sequence ATGCTGGACAAACTGGCCGGAATCGAAAAGCGTTTTGCCGAAATCGAAGAGGAACTCAACCAGGTAGGCGACGACTACAAACAGGCGGCCGCACTGGCCAAAGAACGCGCCGACCTGGAACCTATCGTCCAGAAGGCGCGGGAATACCGCCAGGCGCTCCAGCGGTTGGAAGAAGCCCGCCTTATCCTGGACGAAGCCGACGACGCCGAACTGCGCGAGTTGGCCAAGGCGGAAATCGACGAACTGGAATCCCAAATCGAGCGCCTAGAACAGGAGATCAAGCGCCTGTTGCTCCCCAAAGACCCCCGCGACGAGCGCAATGTCATCATGGAGATCCGCGCCGGGACGGGCGGCGAGGAGGCAGCGCTGTTCGCCGCCGACCTGTTCCGCATGTACACCCGCTACGCCGAGCGCCAGGGATGGAAGGTGGAGGTACTTTCCACCAACGAGACCGGCCTGGGCGGCTACAAGGAAATCGTCTTCCTCATCAAAGGCAAAGGCGCCTACTCGCGGCTGAAGTACGAATCGGGCGTGCACCGCGTGCAGCGCATCCCGGTCACCGAATCCCAGGGGCGCATCCACACCTCCACGGCCACGGTGGCCGTCCTGGCCGAGGTGGAGGATGTGGAGATTGACATCCCCGACAAAGACGTCAAAATCGAGGTGTACAAATCGGGGGGTGCGGGTGGCCAGCATGTGCAGAAGAACGCCACCGCGGTGCGCATCACCCACCTGCCCACGGGCATCGTGGTGCAGTGCCAGGACGAACGCTCGCAGTTGCAAAACAAACAGCGCGCCATGAGCATCCTGCGGGCGCGGTTGTACGAATTGGAGGAGCAAAAACGCCGCGCCGAGGTGGACGCTGCCCGCCGCGCGCAAGTGGGCACCGGCGAACGCTCGGAAAAAATCCGCACCTACAACTTCCCCCAGTCGCGCGTCACCGACCATCGCATCAATCTGAGCATCTACAACCTGGACGCCGTGCTGGACGGCGATCTGGACCCCTTCATCGACGAACTGGCCACCCGGGAAGAAGCCGAGCGTCTGGCCGCCCTGGAAGCGTGA